From Chryseobacterium shandongense, the proteins below share one genomic window:
- a CDS encoding GNAT family N-acetyltransferase, translated as MEELTFRNATLEDLPKIVDIYNSTIPSRMVTADTENISVESKVQWFHEHNPENRPLWMVEDSANNILGWVSFSSFYGRPAYNGTVEVSIYMEESCRGKGFGKQVLQYCIDNAGKFGVKTLLGFIFLHNEPSLKLFRHFGFEDWGTFPDVAVLDGVERTLIILGKRIG; from the coding sequence ATGGAAGAACTGACCTTCAGAAATGCTACCCTTGAAGATTTACCTAAAATTGTCGACATTTATAACTCTACCATTCCTTCCCGGATGGTAACTGCCGATACCGAAAATATTTCGGTGGAAAGCAAAGTACAATGGTTTCATGAGCATAACCCGGAAAACCGTCCGCTTTGGATGGTCGAAGATTCTGCAAACAATATCCTGGGTTGGGTAAGTTTTTCGTCATTCTACGGAAGACCAGCTTATAATGGAACAGTGGAAGTAAGTATTTATATGGAGGAAAGCTGCCGCGGAAAAGGATTCGGCAAACAAGTTCTGCAATACTGCATCGATAATGCCGGAAAATTTGGGGTAAAAACATTATTAGGCTTTATTTTTCTTCACAATGAACCAAGCCTGAAGCTTTTCAGACATTTTGGTTTTGAAGACTGGGGAACTTTTCCTGATGTTGCCGTACTGGACGGCGTAGAAAGAACATTGATTATTCTTGGTAAAAGGATCGGCTGA
- a CDS encoding Crp/Fnr family transcriptional regulator, with product MLRTNQPFLDYLETLYEKQPKKENIIIKSYAKGEKLLTQNESSTKIMLIRSGITKCYFIEENDKEYIVEFLGKGEIIGEIEVIKNVPCLCSIEAISEVTVYAMSIPYFKDLLKNDLGLNNFLLDVFAERIVNTSSRASYQQLHTTEHTLNQFLELKSKEMEISKEDMAAYLGISVRSLNRSLKELKDPNAEE from the coding sequence ATGCTGAGAACCAATCAACCATTTTTAGACTATCTGGAAACGCTTTATGAGAAACAGCCAAAAAAGGAAAATATCATTATTAAATCTTATGCTAAAGGAGAAAAATTGCTTACCCAGAATGAAAGTTCCACAAAGATTATGCTCATCAGAAGCGGTATTACCAAATGCTATTTTATAGAAGAGAATGACAAAGAATATATTGTTGAATTTTTAGGTAAAGGCGAAATTATAGGTGAAATTGAAGTTATTAAAAATGTTCCATGCCTTTGTTCTATTGAAGCCATAAGTGAAGTTACGGTCTATGCGATGTCGATTCCGTATTTTAAAGATTTGCTTAAAAATGATCTGGGTTTAAATAATTTTTTGCTTGATGTTTTCGCCGAACGTATCGTTAATACTTCAAGCAGGGCATCGTACCAGCAGCTTCACACTACGGAACATACACTCAATCAGTTTTTGGAATTAAAATCCAAAGAAATGGAAATTTCAAAAGAGGATATGGCAGCTTATCTGGGAATCAGTGTAAGAAGCCTGAACAGAAGCCTTAAAGAATTGAAAGATCCCAACGCCGAAGAATAA
- a CDS encoding ATP-dependent DNA ligase, which translates to MKHFAELINALESTNKTNAKIDAILDYLERAPDEDKVWFIALFTGKRPKRNVNTNYMKEWALEITQLPFWLFQESYSSVGDLGETISLILPPPTEKIDLSLSEWMNEIIDLKSKTELEKKEFVLRSWNGLDYTERLIFNKLLGGSFRIGVSDKTLINALTKFSHQESSTLMHSLMGKWQPEEVTFRELISAENINPDNSKPYPFCLAYPLEKDLEELGEPDEWLIEYKWDGIRGQIIRRNDEVFIWSRGEELVTDQFPEIKEVVQNMKGDFVIDGEILAVKDDKVLNFNELQKRLNRKTLTKKMLSEIPIQVFAYDLLELENNDLREKPISARRAMLEELLLNENPENIKISEVIAFENWDELNNIRENSRDINSEGLMLKQKNSQYHSGRKKGDWWKWKISPLTIDAVLIYAQKGSGRRSAYYTDYTFAVKNEDKLVTIAKAYSGLTDKEIMEVSKFVNKNAIEKFGPVRTVKPELVFEIAFEGIGFSNRHKSGVALRFPRILRWRKDKKVDEIDDLEEIKKLIQ; encoded by the coding sequence ATGAAACATTTCGCAGAACTCATCAATGCTCTCGAAAGCACCAATAAAACCAATGCTAAAATCGATGCCATTCTCGATTATTTAGAACGTGCCCCCGATGAAGATAAAGTTTGGTTTATTGCCCTGTTTACAGGCAAAAGACCGAAGCGGAATGTCAATACCAATTATATGAAAGAATGGGCGCTGGAAATTACCCAATTGCCGTTCTGGCTTTTTCAGGAAAGTTATTCTTCCGTGGGAGATCTTGGAGAAACCATTTCATTAATTCTTCCACCGCCAACAGAAAAAATAGATCTGTCATTATCCGAATGGATGAATGAGATTATTGATCTGAAAAGTAAAACTGAACTTGAGAAAAAAGAATTCGTTCTTCGTTCCTGGAACGGATTGGATTATACCGAAAGGCTTATTTTTAATAAACTTTTAGGCGGTAGCTTCCGAATCGGAGTTTCGGATAAAACACTGATCAATGCCTTAACGAAATTTTCTCATCAGGAATCAAGTACGTTGATGCATAGTCTTATGGGAAAATGGCAGCCTGAAGAAGTTACTTTCCGTGAGTTGATTTCCGCAGAAAATATTAATCCCGACAATTCCAAACCCTATCCTTTCTGTCTTGCGTATCCTTTGGAAAAAGATTTGGAAGAATTGGGAGAGCCTGATGAATGGCTCATCGAATACAAATGGGATGGAATCCGTGGACAGATCATCCGTAGAAATGATGAAGTGTTTATCTGGTCCCGTGGTGAAGAGCTGGTTACCGATCAGTTTCCGGAAATAAAAGAAGTCGTTCAGAATATGAAAGGTGATTTTGTTATAGATGGAGAAATACTTGCGGTGAAAGATGATAAGGTTTTAAATTTTAACGAATTACAGAAAAGATTAAACCGTAAAACTTTAACTAAAAAAATGCTTTCCGAAATCCCGATTCAGGTCTTTGCTTATGATCTTCTGGAGCTTGAAAATAATGATTTACGGGAAAAACCGATCTCTGCAAGAAGAGCAATGCTGGAAGAATTATTGCTTAATGAAAATCCCGAAAATATTAAAATTTCAGAAGTAATAGCATTTGAAAATTGGGACGAATTAAACAATATCCGTGAAAATTCAAGAGATATTAACAGCGAAGGACTGATGCTGAAACAGAAGAATTCGCAATATCATTCCGGCAGGAAAAAAGGTGATTGGTGGAAATGGAAGATCAGTCCACTCACGATTGATGCCGTTCTGATCTACGCCCAGAAAGGAAGCGGAAGAAGAAGTGCCTATTACACCGACTATACATTTGCCGTAAAAAATGAAGATAAACTGGTAACCATTGCGAAAGCGTATTCCGGACTAACGGATAAGGAAATTATGGAAGTCAGTAAATTTGTCAATAAAAATGCTATTGAGAAATTCGGACCGGTAAGAACGGTAAAACCTGAACTGGTTTTTGAAATTGCCTTTGAAGGCATCGGGTTCAGCAACCGTCATAAAAGCGGTGTTGCGCTTCGGTTTCCCAGAATTTTAAGATGGAGAAAAGATAAAAAGGTTGATGAAATTGATGATCTTGAGGAGATTAAAAAATTGATACAGTGA
- a CDS encoding aminotransferase class I/II-fold pyridoxal phosphate-dependent enzyme produces the protein MFNALSSFEEALEKRKQKGILRTLHSGQNGVDFYSNDYLGLAGNHDFQSLLLKTVQQNPELLKGSTGSRLIISGNTSMVTETEEFIAKEHQYEASLLFPSGYNANLALFSALPNRHDTIIVDERIHRSVHDACKMSNARKIKFRHNDCVHLENILKRQQGTVYIAVESLYSMDGDFSPLQEIANLAGKYNAGLIVDEAHAFGVFGSGLVHRFQLQEKVLATVVTYGKALGTHGAAVLTNDVVKSYLINFASPFIYTTAAHDFLWMSISKGYKFLNDNHTASAQLQENIRTFRKANSETPSHENSPIQAIIIPDNGQLRMLTKTLSDNGILAYPIFSPTVKEGTERLRICLHSFNTEEEITMLTKIINEFI, from the coding sequence ATGTTTAATGCTCTTTCCTCATTTGAAGAAGCTTTAGAAAAAAGAAAGCAAAAAGGAATTCTGAGAACGTTACATTCCGGTCAAAATGGTGTGGATTTTTATTCGAATGATTACCTTGGGTTGGCGGGAAATCATGATTTTCAGAGCTTGCTTTTAAAAACGGTTCAGCAAAATCCTGAATTACTAAAAGGAAGCACGGGCTCAAGACTCATCATCAGCGGAAATACTTCAATGGTTACGGAAACGGAAGAATTCATTGCAAAAGAACATCAATATGAAGCTTCACTTCTTTTTCCTTCGGGCTACAACGCCAATCTTGCCTTATTTTCTGCCCTTCCGAACCGCCATGATACGATTATTGTCGATGAAAGAATACACCGTTCGGTACATGATGCCTGCAAAATGTCAAATGCCAGAAAAATAAAATTCAGGCATAATGACTGTGTGCATCTCGAAAACATTCTGAAAAGACAGCAAGGCACCGTTTATATCGCGGTTGAGAGCTTGTACTCGATGGATGGAGACTTTTCTCCGCTGCAGGAAATTGCGAATCTTGCAGGGAAATACAATGCAGGACTTATTGTAGATGAAGCCCATGCCTTTGGAGTTTTCGGATCTGGACTTGTCCACAGGTTTCAGCTTCAGGAAAAAGTTCTTGCTACGGTCGTGACTTACGGAAAAGCATTGGGTACACACGGAGCCGCTGTATTGACGAACGACGTAGTAAAATCTTACCTCATCAATTTTGCCTCGCCTTTTATTTATACAACAGCCGCACATGACTTTTTATGGATGAGCATTTCCAAAGGATATAAATTTTTAAATGATAATCATACAGCATCAGCTCAGCTCCAAGAAAACATTAGAACTTTCCGGAAAGCGAATTCAGAGACTCCTTCCCATGAAAATAGTCCGATACAGGCGATTATTATTCCTGACAACGGTCAGCTGAGAATGTTGACAAAAACTTTATCTGATAACGGGATTTTAGCTTATCCCATATTCAGTCCGACTGTGAAAGAAGGCACGGAGAGACTTAGGATTTGTCTGCATAGTTTTAACACAGAGGAGGAAATTACAATGCTTACAAAAATTATTAACGAATTTATCTAG
- a CDS encoding ligase-associated DNA damage response exonuclease, whose translation MKLITFTNKGIYCPQGKFYIDPWRPVDLAVITHGHADHARWGMKKYLCHHYTKPILYKRISEDIECQSVEYGEVVNMNGVKVSLHPAGHIIGSAQIRLEYKGYVSVVSGDYKVQDDGLSTPFELVRCNEFVTESTFGLPIYNWLEVEDLNKKLQSWVLRNKENQKTSVFIGYSLGKAQRIMKAVEGMGKIHVHYSIGKLNEAFKAVGIDLPDYEIPDFRESVKHLQDEIVIVPPALLDSNVIKKIPNAATAICSGWMQVRGARRWRSADAGFPMSDHADWKGLLQAIKATEAELVHVTHGQTEVFSKYLNEIGIQSDVVETLYGDDDEEEKEKEVIEN comes from the coding sequence TTGAAATTAATTACATTTACAAACAAAGGGATTTATTGTCCGCAGGGTAAGTTTTACATTGATCCGTGGCGGCCTGTTGATCTGGCTGTGATCACTCATGGACATGCAGATCATGCCCGATGGGGAATGAAAAAATACCTTTGCCATCACTACACAAAACCGATTTTATATAAAAGAATCAGTGAGGATATTGAATGTCAGAGTGTAGAATACGGTGAAGTAGTTAACATGAACGGAGTAAAAGTATCATTACACCCTGCAGGACATATTATCGGTTCGGCTCAAATCAGACTGGAATATAAAGGATATGTTAGCGTGGTTTCCGGAGATTATAAAGTCCAGGATGACGGATTGAGTACGCCTTTCGAGTTAGTAAGGTGTAATGAATTTGTTACGGAAAGTACTTTTGGTCTCCCCATTTACAATTGGCTGGAAGTGGAGGATCTCAATAAAAAGCTTCAAAGCTGGGTTCTCAGGAATAAGGAGAATCAGAAAACTTCCGTATTTATCGGATATTCTTTAGGTAAAGCCCAAAGAATTATGAAAGCAGTTGAAGGTATGGGGAAAATTCACGTTCACTATTCTATCGGAAAGCTTAACGAAGCTTTTAAAGCCGTAGGAATTGATCTTCCCGATTATGAAATTCCCGATTTCAGGGAAAGTGTAAAACATCTTCAGGATGAAATCGTCATTGTTCCGCCTGCTTTACTGGATTCTAATGTCATTAAAAAAATACCGAATGCGGCCACAGCAATCTGTTCCGGCTGGATGCAGGTGCGCGGTGCAAGAAGATGGCGAAGCGCAGATGCCGGTTTCCCAATGAGCGATCATGCAGACTGGAAAGGACTGTTGCAGGCTATAAAAGCCACCGAAGCCGAGTTGGTACACGTAACACACGGACAAACCGAAGTTTTTTCTAAATATTTAAACGAAATCGGTATTCAATCGGATGTCGTAGAAACATTATACGGAGATGATGATGAGGAAGAAAAAGAAAAAGAAGTCATAGAAAATTAA
- the bioB gene encoding biotin synthase BioB has translation MKNHTTLRNDWTKEEIEQIYNLPLLELIYKAATVHREWHNPEEVQMSTLLSIKTGGCPEDCSYCGQAARYHTDIKVQALLPTEKVIEHAKKAKEGGSSRFCMAAAWREVRNNRDFDRVIDMVKGVNELGMEVCCTLGMLTEEQAVRLQEAGLYAYNHNLDTSEQYYEEIISTRTFDNRINTINNIRKAGITVCSGGIIGLGETDGDRISMLLTLATMPKHPESVPINALARVKGTPLENNEKTDTWEMVRMIATARIIMPSSMVRLSAGRIEMTDFEQGWCFMAGANSIFTGERETLLVTPNPGVSEDLQLLKTLGLKPMVKEKTMC, from the coding sequence ATGAAAAACCATACTACCTTAAGAAATGACTGGACCAAAGAAGAAATCGAACAAATTTACAACCTTCCTCTTTTAGAGCTGATCTATAAGGCTGCTACCGTACACCGCGAATGGCATAATCCTGAAGAAGTACAAATGTCTACTTTACTTTCCATAAAAACCGGCGGCTGTCCCGAAGACTGTTCATACTGCGGCCAGGCTGCAAGATACCATACCGATATTAAAGTTCAGGCTTTATTACCCACGGAAAAAGTCATCGAACACGCTAAAAAAGCTAAGGAAGGAGGATCTTCAAGGTTCTGTATGGCAGCCGCATGGAGAGAAGTTCGCAACAACCGCGATTTTGACCGTGTCATCGATATGGTGAAAGGTGTTAATGAACTGGGAATGGAAGTGTGCTGTACTTTGGGAATGCTTACCGAAGAACAGGCAGTCCGACTTCAGGAAGCAGGTTTGTATGCCTATAACCACAATCTGGACACTTCTGAACAATATTATGAAGAAATTATTTCAACCAGAACTTTCGACAACAGAATCAATACGATCAATAATATACGAAAAGCCGGAATTACAGTGTGCTCAGGAGGAATTATCGGATTGGGAGAAACGGATGGCGATAGGATTTCCATGCTGTTAACCTTAGCAACAATGCCTAAGCATCCGGAATCGGTTCCCATCAACGCACTGGCAAGAGTGAAGGGAACTCCTCTTGAAAATAACGAAAAAACCGATACCTGGGAAATGGTTAGGATGATTGCCACAGCAAGAATTATCATGCCTTCTTCTATGGTTCGCCTGAGTGCCGGAAGAATCGAAATGACGGATTTTGAACAGGGTTGGTGCTTTATGGCAGGCGCAAACTCCATTTTTACCGGAGAAAGAGAAACTCTTTTGGTAACGCCGAACCCCGGAGTGTCGGAAGATTTGCAGCTTCTGAAAACATTAGGACTGAAACCAATGGTTAAAGAAAAAACAATGTGTTAA
- a CDS encoding aminotransferase-like domain-containing protein has protein sequence MNSPVFIPYQSFISIDRLSDVSVYLQISNQLINAIQRGYLPFGTKLPGTRKLSSLLEVHRNTIVSVYDELLAQGWIEIFPNKGTFVIGKEQDTTTVQTFRQNNLENYPRETGFSFKTSNILDNPFEHSDCDYIFNGGIPDIRLTQVDQYSGIYSSILKRKAHKIGQYNYDGSEFFKQNLSQYLNLSRGLPISKNNLLITRSTEMSMYIVSEILLSQDDTVLVGALSYFSVNMIFQRTGVNILTVSIDEEGINVEEVRKICEKQKIRMLYLTPHHHYPTTVTLSVKRRLELLNLSQEFGFIILEDDYDYDFHYDKSPILPLASADTKGMVVYIGSFGKLLAPGFRTGFIVAPENLMAEMRKYLGIIDRQGDILMEHVLGEMIAEGEINRYLKKSLKIYKERRNHFAALLKHHLEEFIDFKIPSGGLAFWTEWKTPVNLMQLSRNCARNNLFIPKTLLYQNQNLTAIRLGFGNFSIHEMEKAIEILSKNVKITLTKDKN, from the coding sequence ATGAATAGTCCGGTTTTCATTCCCTATCAGAGTTTTATCAGTATTGACAGGTTATCCGATGTTTCTGTCTATTTACAGATTTCGAATCAGTTGATTAATGCCATTCAGCGGGGATATCTTCCGTTCGGAACCAAGCTTCCCGGAACGAGAAAACTCAGTTCACTTCTTGAAGTTCATCGCAACACGATTGTTTCAGTCTACGATGAACTGCTTGCTCAGGGATGGATAGAAATTTTTCCTAATAAAGGAACTTTTGTGATCGGAAAAGAACAGGACACAACAACAGTACAAACTTTTAGACAAAATAATCTGGAAAATTATCCCAGAGAAACGGGATTTTCTTTTAAAACTTCTAATATTCTGGATAATCCTTTTGAACATTCCGACTGCGATTATATTTTTAATGGTGGAATTCCTGATATTCGCCTGACGCAGGTAGATCAATATTCCGGGATTTACAGTTCAATTTTAAAAAGGAAAGCGCACAAAATCGGGCAATATAATTATGACGGAAGTGAATTTTTTAAACAAAATCTTTCACAATATTTAAATTTATCAAGAGGATTACCGATCTCAAAGAATAATCTCCTAATTACAAGAAGTACCGAAATGAGCATGTATATCGTTTCGGAAATTCTGTTGTCTCAAGATGATACGGTTTTGGTTGGTGCGCTCAGTTACTTTTCGGTGAATATGATTTTTCAACGTACCGGAGTTAATATCCTGACAGTTTCCATTGATGAAGAAGGAATCAATGTGGAAGAAGTTCGTAAAATTTGTGAGAAACAAAAAATCAGGATGTTGTATCTTACACCTCATCACCACTATCCTACTACGGTTACTTTAAGCGTAAAAAGAAGGCTCGAGCTGTTGAATTTGTCTCAGGAATTCGGTTTTATCATTCTTGAAGATGATTATGATTATGATTTTCATTACGATAAAAGCCCGATCCTTCCATTGGCAAGTGCAGACACCAAAGGAATGGTTGTTTACATTGGTTCTTTTGGAAAATTATTGGCTCCAGGTTTTCGCACGGGATTTATTGTTGCTCCGGAAAATCTTATGGCAGAAATGAGAAAATATCTTGGAATCATCGACAGGCAGGGCGATATTTTGATGGAACATGTTCTCGGGGAAATGATTGCGGAAGGAGAAATAAACCGATACCTGAAAAAGTCTCTGAAAATCTATAAAGAACGTAGAAATCATTTTGCTGCTTTGCTCAAACATCATCTGGAGGAATTTATTGATTTTAAAATTCCTTCCGGAGGACTGGCTTTCTGGACAGAATGGAAAACTCCTGTAAATCTCATGCAACTTTCAAGAAATTGTGCACGAAATAATCTGTTCATCCCTAAAACCTTGCTTTATCAGAATCAGAATCTCACTGCAATCCGTCTTGGTTTCGGAAATTTCAGCATTCATGAAATGGAAAAAGCGATTGAAATTCTTTCAAAGAATGTAAAAATTACGTTGACTAAAGATAAAAACTAA
- a CDS encoding ligase-associated DNA damage response DEXH box helicase: MADKGISPFKFQTETWKKFGNGYSGMVVAPTGFGKTYSVFLALISDFLNRPEKYGKSLKMIWITPLRSLSKDIAKAMQEAIDEIGLDWAVGVRNGDTDPKVRQQQVKNMPEILVATPESLHLLLGQKKHQRFFQDLQTIVIDEWHELLGSKRGVMVELGISQLRKYIPKIKIWGITATIGNLDEAMEVLIPYDIKKTKITAKEKKKIDILSVFPDEVEILPWAGHLGHKLADKVVPIILNSNSTIVFTNTRSQSEMWYQLLLEAYPDFAGQIAIHHSSIDAHLRIWIEENLSNGKLKAVVSTSSLDLGIDFKPVDTVIQIGSAKGVARFLQRAGRSGHSPFETSKIYCVPTHSLELIEVSALKEAVKNNVIEPRDPQVLCFDVLVQFLMTLAIGDGFYPNEMFSQIKETFAFQQMTDEEWKNILDFLTIGGKALKSYEEFHKVVIDETGLYKVTSRRISMLHRMNMGVIVSDAMLKVKFISGGYIGMVEEYFISRLKKEDKFILAGRVLEVAMIKDMTVFVRASKGKAFAPSYLGGRLPLSSNLGQFLREKLSGALNPKSSEKELKFLHPLLANQEERSHIPEEDEFLVELIKNREGYHLFMYPFEGRLVHEVMAALIAYRISKLAPISFSMAMNDYGFELFSDKQIPLNEDNLEQILTRDNLMTDVISSINAAEMARRKFRDIAVISGMVIQNFPGQQRSNKSLQSSAGLIFKVLEDYDPDHFLVRQSYTEVFNMQLQEQRLVEAFKRIEKSKVILKFANSFTPLSFPIKVDSLRQTLSSEDLDSRIKRLVEQAKKAR; this comes from the coding sequence ATGGCAGATAAAGGCATTTCTCCTTTTAAATTCCAAACTGAAACCTGGAAAAAATTTGGGAATGGGTACAGCGGAATGGTTGTCGCACCAACTGGTTTCGGAAAAACCTATTCTGTTTTTTTAGCATTAATTTCAGATTTTCTGAATCGTCCGGAAAAATACGGAAAAAGTCTGAAGATGATCTGGATCACACCACTCCGATCGCTCTCTAAAGATATTGCCAAAGCAATGCAGGAAGCCATTGACGAAATCGGATTAGACTGGGCGGTTGGTGTTAGAAATGGAGATACAGATCCTAAAGTTCGTCAGCAGCAGGTTAAAAATATGCCTGAAATTCTGGTGGCAACTCCCGAAAGTCTTCATTTGCTGCTCGGACAAAAAAAACATCAGCGGTTTTTTCAGGATTTGCAGACCATCGTTATCGACGAGTGGCATGAACTGCTGGGTTCCAAACGCGGCGTTATGGTTGAGCTGGGAATCTCACAGCTCAGAAAATATATTCCGAAAATTAAAATCTGGGGAATAACCGCTACCATTGGTAACCTCGATGAAGCCATGGAAGTCCTTATTCCATATGATATTAAAAAAACAAAAATTACAGCCAAAGAGAAAAAGAAAATAGACATTCTATCCGTATTCCCGGATGAAGTGGAGATTCTTCCGTGGGCAGGACATCTCGGTCATAAACTGGCAGATAAAGTAGTGCCTATTATCCTGAATTCTAATTCTACTATTGTTTTTACCAACACCAGAAGTCAGAGTGAAATGTGGTACCAGCTTTTGCTGGAAGCCTATCCCGATTTTGCCGGGCAAATTGCCATTCATCACAGTTCGATTGACGCGCATCTAAGGATCTGGATTGAAGAAAACCTCAGCAACGGTAAACTGAAAGCCGTTGTCTCAACCTCATCACTAGATTTAGGAATTGATTTTAAACCTGTTGATACTGTGATACAGATCGGATCTGCAAAGGGTGTTGCAAGATTCCTGCAGCGTGCCGGACGAAGCGGTCACTCCCCTTTCGAAACTTCCAAAATCTACTGCGTTCCGACCCACTCTTTAGAATTAATCGAGGTTTCCGCATTGAAGGAAGCCGTAAAAAATAATGTAATTGAACCACGAGACCCGCAGGTTCTTTGTTTTGATGTATTGGTACAGTTTCTCATGACACTTGCCATCGGTGATGGGTTTTATCCTAATGAAATGTTTTCGCAGATCAAAGAAACTTTTGCTTTTCAGCAGATGACGGACGAAGAATGGAAAAATATTCTCGATTTTTTAACCATCGGCGGAAAAGCGCTGAAAAGCTATGAGGAATTTCATAAAGTGGTTATTGATGAAACCGGATTATATAAGGTAACCTCACGAAGGATTTCGATGCTGCACCGGATGAACATGGGAGTCATTGTAAGCGATGCCATGCTGAAAGTAAAATTTATTTCTGGTGGCTATATCGGAATGGTGGAAGAATATTTTATTTCAAGGTTAAAAAAAGAAGATAAATTTATTCTTGCCGGGCGTGTTCTTGAGGTTGCTATGATTAAGGATATGACAGTTTTCGTACGGGCCTCCAAAGGAAAAGCTTTTGCGCCAAGTTATCTGGGCGGAAGACTGCCTTTGAGCTCCAATCTCGGACAGTTTTTAAGGGAAAAACTTTCGGGTGCTCTTAATCCTAAATCTTCAGAAAAAGAATTAAAATTTCTGCATCCGCTTCTTGCCAATCAGGAAGAACGTTCTCACATTCCGGAAGAGGATGAATTTTTGGTGGAATTAATCAAAAACAGAGAGGGCTATCATTTATTCATGTATCCTTTTGAAGGAAGGCTGGTTCATGAAGTAATGGCTGCACTTATTGCATATCGTATTTCAAAGCTGGCTCCGATTTCCTTTTCGATGGCGATGAATGATTACGGTTTTGAATTATTCAGCGATAAACAAATTCCACTGAATGAAGATAATTTAGAACAAATTCTAACCCGTGATAATTTAATGACGGATGTTATCTCTAGTATCAATGCTGCAGAAATGGCTAGACGTAAATTCAGGGATATTGCGGTGATTTCAGGAATGGTGATTCAGAATTTCCCTGGACAGCAGCGTTCCAACAAATCATTGCAAAGTTCTGCAGGCCTGATTTTTAAGGTATTGGAAGATTATGATCCTGACCATTTCTTGGTGAGGCAGTCTTATACGGAAGTTTTTAATATGCAGCTTCAGGAGCAAAGGCTTGTGGAAGCATTTAAACGGATTGAAAAATCAAAAGTTATTCTAAAATTTGCCAATTCCTTTACCCCGCTGAGTTTCCCGATAAAAGTAGACAGTCTTCGCCAAACACTTTCCAGTGAAGATCTGGATTCCAGAATCAAAAGGTTGGTGGAGCAGGCAAAAAAAGCCAGATAA
- the bioD gene encoding dethiobiotin synthase, whose amino-acid sequence MDKTTSLKNENSGQKTIFITGIGTEVGKTVCSAILTKYFNAEYWKPVQSGDLDFSDSMKIQSWAGKNTVCHAETYRLKLAASPHHSAKEEGITINLNNFTLPETSAHLIVEGAGGLMVPLNDEDFIIDLIQKLNIPAALVVKNYLGCINHTLLSIKALEQRKISLKYIILNGNFPTDTERIILKNIQPQTTIVRIPHLEKITTENIETASKQLAIL is encoded by the coding sequence ATGGATAAAACAACATCATTAAAAAACGAAAATTCCGGACAAAAAACAATATTCATTACAGGAATCGGGACCGAAGTAGGAAAGACCGTATGTTCCGCCATTCTAACGAAATATTTCAATGCAGAATACTGGAAACCTGTACAATCAGGCGATCTCGATTTTTCCGACAGCATGAAAATACAAAGCTGGGCCGGGAAAAATACAGTCTGCCATGCCGAAACCTACCGCCTGAAATTGGCTGCATCACCTCATCACTCTGCAAAGGAAGAAGGAATTACCATTAATCTGAACAATTTTACGCTTCCTGAAACAAGCGCTCATTTAATTGTAGAAGGAGCAGGAGGTCTTATGGTTCCATTAAACGATGAAGATTTCATCATCGATCTCATTCAAAAGCTGAATATTCCAGCTGCACTGGTAGTAAAAAATTATTTAGGATGTATTAATCATACTTTATTATCGATCAAAGCTTTAGAACAGAGGAAGATTAGTCTAAAATATATCATTCTGAACGGAAATTTTCCGACAGATACAGAAAGGATAATCCTTAAAAACATTCAACCGCAAACAACCATTGTACGAATCCCTCATTTAGAAAAAATAACAACAGAAAATATAGAAACCGCTTCAAAACAATTAGCAATACTATGA